The genomic segment AAAAGAGTTAGTTTATGAATATATTTGTCCAACATGAGACAAGGGCATTGACGCATTGTTctaatgttttatttaaatatcgaTATTTATTCTTATACATGATGTTAATATTTTTTTCGATAGTATATGTGAGTGAAGATAAATGTCATAATTGGATTAATCGTACGAGATATACGATAATTGAATgaggtttatttcatcctactcaTGTGGGTATTGCCtccatgataggatggatgacCAAGATTTGCTCATATATATAGGACTCgctttttttttcttgaaattaTATGTCTGACAAGATCTTACCCGTTGAAATGAAAGTGAGGGTAGTTCCTACATAGATAGGATCTCATCTACCATTGAATGATATTATGAATGTTTAATACGAGTAATAAGCAAATTGAAAGGTATAAGTGATTTATGTAGTATGATTAATTATATAATGTTTGGTACATATATTGACTGGAGTAATTAATTTATAGCTATGAGTATCTTAGTGTGTTGCTCAAAGGCTGAATCAAATTTTACGGCCCGTGTCACATGTAAAAAAATTGAGTTAGCTgctgaaattttgatatttcatgaatcaattttgtgagatatccataaaaattattactttttatgcaaaaaattatcacatattattataaatattgacAAATACATGTCTCACCGTCTCACAACACAAGAGCTCTGTTATATGTATAAACACTTGTACGTATACATACATCTACGTATACACACACCATGCTAGAATTATTGGAATTATGATTAATTAATATTGAGACTTTTGCGCCTGAATATTTGTCTTATTCCTGAATCGAAATAATTCATGCATACATATAATTGAAGGGCCACAATTATTTATTCAATTATTATTTAAGACTGTTTTTACATATGAGAGGAGAAGGGGCTCAAGTTCTTCCAGGTTGTCCAtgtgatattatatatatatatatatatatatatatatatatatatatatatatatatatatatatatatatatagggatTGTATTTATGATATCTCCAATGTTTGGAAATGGTGGCATTTAGGTTCATAATttcaagaatatatatatatatatatatattattattcaagaatatatattattatagtcAACTTTATCGAGTTAATCCAAAGCAGTACACtcaattaataatattattatttaaaatatgcatGTTTTCAACATTACATTAAATGTAATTAATTGTAtcgtttttttaaaatttaaaaaatgtatTATAATGGGATATTTTTATATGGTGTCCACCATGCCTTATTTATTACCATACATTACCTCATGTTAGGCCGAAATATTTGACCTTGGTATCCAACCCCGATTTCTCACTACATGTGCAAGATTtctttaaaagaaataaaatattaatgatgGGTATATTCATGTACACGTTCATTAAAAATGTGgatattttatcttttaaaaaaagTGGATATTTTGGCATgtctttgaattttttaaaaatttatggatttgagcaaacgaaaatttaaaattttttattaatactTGAATATctctttaaattaatttatataaatatgtttCTTACATGTcaaatcaaaaataaaaaccttaaatattactttttgacgaaatacatatataattttaCGTAGCCTTTGGGTCACGAAAGGCCCAATGTTCTTAAATAGATTACTAAGTGGGTCGATTATTTCGTGGATTGGGCTTTTTATATATTCTGGGCTTGACAAATACATTTGGAATTAACTCCATTATATTTAAATCTACAATAATCGAATTGATTCTTAACAAAATTTAAACTAACCAAATCAGAATatcctaaatttttttaaatggtAAAAGTTGATGAATACATGCATGAATTGTTTCTCCCCACGAAATTTATACCTATTTActtttaagaaaatatatcaaacTAATTGTTACTTGAGTTTTGATTAAAAGTTTTGTACGAAACTATACCAAATCACAACTGATGTTAATAACATGACGACTTTGGAACGGATTTGGCCAAATTCAGGATCCAACCCACTCCCACCCGATTTTTAGACTTGATGGGTCCAATCCAGGTTGGAACTATTAAATACAATGACCAGTCTCGATTCACTTCATCATATTTAACCCGTTCTGAACTGGACGATTTTAAACATGACTCattgtacaaaaaaaaaaaaaactaactaTATGTGATTTGAAATTTATTGTAAGTTGTATTTGctcaaataaatttattattattattattattaatttttttttagtatttCTCAAAATTATGATTTCTCATTACATTATGAGAATATCGAGTAAAAgatttttttatcaattttaaatttttaggaAGTGaatcttgtattttttttaatcattttttttacgttttaaatgtttttccgAGTAAGAATCTGATTGAATTTTATGCGAAAATGATGAGGTAATGATAATTATATcgtaaaaacaattaaaaaaatctATCCAAATGTAATCTTATATCTGgttatatattatttgttataatatatatatattaatatatatatatatataagaacttCGACCAGCGTAACTTTCAAAACAGCAGATGGAGCAAAGTTGAGCTAACCCTAAGATTTTCCCAAGCACCGCAGAAGCTTCGTTTTCGACCTCCATGATCACCTTATGATCACATAAACACTCCGGATCTGAGGTACTTTTTCTCATCCATTCTCTGttgcaatatttttttttctagaaGATTATCAGTTTttctattaaatttatatttgagaGTGTGAGAATGATTTTTCCCTTTGCAAGATTTTGACAAGTTTCCGAATTATGCAGTAATTTCTCTTAAATTTATGAATTATGTGACGTGCTTTTCAAAATTTCCTATAAACTACTTGCTAAATTAGGTGCTGAaatttggtaaaaaaaatttgCTGATTATTAAATGCTAAAAATTTGAGGGCTGATAATTATGTGCTTAGTGTATTGATATGTAAATGTTAATTTGTTTTGGATACCTTggaatctttattttttttcgtTTGTATGATTCTTCTCGTGTTTTTGTCCATTGAAATATGCTGCTTAAATTTTATGATGCTTCATGCTTTAGAAGCTATCGTTCTTCCCatctaaattttttatattcttctcgtacatttttattttatctgGTTTTCCTCATTCTTAAAACAAGTCCAGAAGTAAAGAATACCAGATTTCAAGTTAAGGCCCGCTTTACATTTCCAGACTGAAATTCTCTATGAAAAACCCCAATTTCTACCCTTACAAATCCCACACCTCAGCAGAATATGAAGACGATGATGTTGATGAAGATGAAGAGAGCCCTGATCAGAATTTTGCCCAAAATGGTTATTATGAGGACTCGAAGAGGCATCCCAAGAAGAGAAAGTTAGAGTCTTTTGTCTCTACTTATGAATTGACTCCTCGCAAGGAAATGTGGAGTGAGGAGGAGAGCTTTGTGCTGTTGGAAGTTTGGGGAGAAAGGTATATGGAGCTTGGAAGGAGGAGTTTGAGGGCTGAGGATTGGGCTGAGGTGACTGATAAGGTATTGGAGATGAGTGGAGTTGAGCGGACGGTGGTGGAGTGTAGGCACCAATTGGATGTTCTCAAGAACAAGTACAAAAAAGAAAGGGCAAAAGTGGAAAGTGGGCATGGAAGCAAAtgggtatttttcaagaaaatggaTGTTTTGTTGAACATGAGAACAAGAGGTCATTGTGGGTTGGGCTGTGGGATTGATTCGGGGGAGTATGTTTTTATGAATCCACATGTATACTTGGACAGGTCTAATGTATTGGACGAAATGAGGGATAGTCCAGGGCAGTCAGACGAGGATAATGAGgatgaggaggaggaggagggtcTGGGAGGTGAGAGACTGGAGACCGAGTCTGCTCGGTTGTTGGCTGGATCAATTCAGAAGTTTGGACAGATATATGAAAAGATTGAAGAGAGTAAGAGGAGACAAATGATGGAATTAGAGAAGATGAGACAGGATTTTCAGAGAGAGTTAGAGTTGCAGAGGAAGCAAATTGTTGAGCGTGCTGAAGCGGAAATTGCTAAAATAAGGGAAATGGAAGATGACGAGCATGATACTACCGATACTTCATTGGAGAATATTGAAGATTGATGCAGGTAACTCTAATAGTGAATTGGAATGTGAAGAAATCGCCTCTAAATGATTTCCTGTGCTTTTCTGTTTTGTAGAAAAATCTGTCGTTTCTCAtgtttttattgtttttatatCTCTTGTTTAAGCGatgtttgtttgttttgttCATGATTTCTTTTTAGAGGTTGTGGTCATGATTTTCTTGTGATGTTTTCAGAATGAATATCCTTCTGTGTGTGTCTTTGGGTGTCCTTAAATTTCATGTTTACATGTACCAACTTTCTTCAATTCTTCTATTATTTATCTTGACTTTTCTGTTCTACTAGTGAATTAATTGCTACTTTTGCTTTGTTCTTGTTTTATTGTATGCATTCATATTTATGTGTCATGATATATTAgtttataaatatgtttattgACTTTGGTCAGATTTCAACACCaggtttataaaattttaaagttttgagtggCAAATGAAAACACGTATTGTTGTTCATGTTGACTATTTTTACTGTAACGCTATATTTATATTGTAATGAATGAAGTTCAGATATGAAGGATAGCGAGTAAAGGCCAAAACACAGTACAATATGATTATTAAAGGCACAAGGTGCACCAAGGCGCAAGCCTCATATATAAAACATATTTAATTCAATTCAAGCTTAGCAAATTGATTCAGATGTTGCATAAACTGAAAATTCAAATGTTTGGTGATCGTCATTATAGAGACAGGCCAGTGGATGGGCTTAGGTTTAAGGGTTGTAATTTAATTTGGACTATTGTGGGACTCCTTCAAACCCTGAAAATACAAGAACCCTGATTTAATGAGAAAATGGTAAAAGGAACGCTATTCATCTGGGCGCCTCTTCGATGTCAGTGTGGTTGGGGTGTCCTTAGGTGCATGGACTTGGGCATGGCACTCATGCCTTTAACAACGCTGAGTACAATCGTTGGGACACTTATGAGATCATTTGGAAAAATATGTCACATGTTTATTTTCATTCTACCCTAGGAAATTATGAAATTTCTGCCTGATATTGTATACTTAACTAAACTTTTTATTGTAATGCTTTTGTTTGTCAGTATTCGTTAGTTGAGGTTATCTGCAGCATTATGAATATGATTCATCTATGCACCATGAACTAGATACGAACGAATCAGTAGATGTAGGAAGTGTGTATGAAGTAGCTACTCCATATCTGTTATTATAGATGCTGTCAAGTTTATATGTACATCAGCAACCTCAATACGCGtggtaaaaaaaattctatgATTTATCTGCTTGTAAAAGTTTGTATCAAAGTATCCTTGATGATTCTGTTGGAGTCAACCAATTTTACGCACGGCAAACCTTcttatgcatgatttatatcGAGCGTTAAATTTTTCAGGAGATTCTTTGGAGGGATTTCAATGGTTTAATATCTTGGTGGCCATCGGATTAGGTTCCATCCTTCAAAACAGAATATGGGAGAGAAGTGGTACAGAGAAAATTACATTGTAATATACTACTGAACGCCAGTGTTGTAGGAATTTGCTTCAGAATTATCAGGTGCATTTTATTTCTTCTGTATTCATATTGCGTCCTTAGATATTTTAAAGGTAAATTTCAGGTGCATCCTCTTTGCGTTATCCGAGTTTTACACCTTAGAGACAGAATCATTTTGTAAATTCTGGCTTTTGTGGATGCTGTATGTTcgttttttagatttttttaacGTTGGTAATTCAAATTTCATTGTCGAGCCAAGttatgagagtcaaaatgacgTTACTTCCTAGTTTTTACATACATTAGCATGCACCATATCTATATGATTAGGCTTAGTTGATTTACTGTAAAGATTTATAGAGTGCCATTTGGTGAAATACAAAAATATGGAATATTTTAGGTATATTTAGTAAATTAATTTTGGTATGGCTTTGTTTGTTGTCAAACTTATTGTTGGATATCGAATAGTGTACAACTTTTAGTTTAAGATTTAACTTATGTGGTTGTTTAGGAGCTGAACTATTTCATCTACCTTTCGTAAGAAATGTATTTGCAAACAAATGATGGAACTTATAGATTAAGCGAAAGCTTTTATATCCCAATTATTATTCGACAGGAAGCCTGATAATTGCTTTAACGGTGAATTCATAATTTTGTATTACGGGCACAAGTAGCTTGAGCTCATGCCAACAAGTGAAAATTTTTACTGTGTGCGCCTTATTGACCTGAGCTTGGATCAGCCACAACCCAGCTTAAATAACTCGATTTATATGGGGTCGGAAGGATAATTAACATGTATACCGAACTTATCTCTAACTAATAGAGTATTTTGAAATCTTGGGAAACAGAGAGGCGAAGTCGTCACCGATTCTCAATatcttcaaaaataaaatttagttatGTATCACATTTTGCCAAGGATCCCTAGATTGGTAAGATATCCATTTGATCGGAAAACAATACCACTTGTGTGATTGTGGGAGTAGTCAATTGCTTTTTCTCCTCACGCACTAGTACCAAGCTCACTGGATCCCATTCCCAAtactaaatatatttttgttgaacTGGTGAGCACCAAAAATCCATTACATGCTGAAACCAAATCAAGtacaagtaaaaaaaaaaaaccggaTTATGGATTATTTCTCATGTAGTCAAATGTTAGTACTTATtatcattaatatatatttcaatttttataaaaatataaagacTATAATGTTATTGGAATAAGGAAAGAAATATTATTGACCCGTAAAAAACCCATGATTTTGTGCATATGTATTTCCAGACGGATCTAAGAGAGAATAAatgataattttataaattaaatcgcGGTGACCAAAATTGGCTCCAAAATTATTAATCTGGAATTTCAATTCAAAATTATAACTAAAAAaggtatattaattaaatttaccAACCAACCTACTTGTAACTCACTCTTGTTCGTTTTCTCACcttttctttcttcttcactCTTTATGCGCTCTCAAAATCCACACTCCTTTTGCCTTTTTCTCACATGGCTTCTTGCCAGAACAAATTCTTCTCACCCACACAACTCCGTTGAATAATCTCCATTCACATCCTCCAATGACATTGATTCTCACCCAGGCTCTTCTGGAAGCCGTTTTCTTCTTGCTGCTACTCGGTGGTTGCTGGGTTCGCTCGGAGCCCGCTCAGGACAAGCAAGCACTCCTCGATTTCATCTCGAAAGTCCCGCACGAGAGCCGGGTCCAGTGGAATGAGTCCGATTCGGCTTGTGTTTGGGTGGGCGTCGAGTGCGATGCTACCAATTCATCTGTTTACTATTTGAGATTACCGGGTGTTGGCCTCGTCGGCGAGATTCCGCCGAACACGCTGGGTAGGCTTACGCAGCTCCGAGTGTTGAGTCTACGTTCCAATAGGCTGTCCGGTTCCATTCCGGCGGAATTCTCCCAGCTGAAACTTCTCCGCAGCTTGTACTTGCAGGGGAACCAGCTTTCCGGCGAGTTTCCGACTGAGATTACCGAGTTATCTCGGATGATCCGTCTCGACCTGTCCTCCAACAACTTCAGCGGCCCGATTCCGTTCTCTATTAACAATCTCACTCATTTAACCGGTTTGTTTTTAGGGAACAATTCCTTTAGCGGTAAAATCCCGAGTATAACTCCTCCTGGTCTCGTAGATTTCAATGTGGCTAACAATAATCTCAATGGTTCGATCCCTAGCATACTTGCCAAATTTCCGGCATCCGCATTCGCCGGAAATGTAGATTTGTGCGGCGGCCCATTGCCTCCGTGCAACCCATTTTTCCCTTCGCCGTCCCCCTCCCCTACATTACCTCCAATCCTCACTCCACCCCATAAAAAGCATAAAAAGTTATCGACAGCAGCAATCATTGCCATTTCAGTCGCCGGCGGAGTACTGCTGCTGCTGCTCATACTAGCATTAATATTCCTTCTACTGAGAAAGAAAAGGTCAAGAGAAACAACAAAAACGCCGAAACCTTATGCTGCATCCAGGGCAGCAGGGCCAGTACTCGACATCGGAACTTCGTCATCAAAAGACGACATCACAGGAGGTTCCACAGACGGAGCGGAAAGAAACAAACTCGTATTCTTCAATGGAAATGGATACAGCTTCGATTTGGAGGATTTGTTGAGGGCTTCGGCAGAAGTATTGGGAAAAGGGAGTGTGGGCACTAGCTACAAGGCGGTGCTGGAAGAAGGCACAACTGTGGTGGTGAAGAGGCTGAAAGATGTGGCGGTGGGGAAGAAAGAATTTGAGCAACAAATGCAAATTATTGGGAAATTGCAGCATGAAAATCTGCTGCCACTGAGAGCTTTCTACTACTCCAAGGATGAGAAATTGCTGGTGTGTGATTACATGCCTGCCGGGAGTTTATCTGCTCTTCTTCATGGTACGTCAAATTTGATTCTTCTTCCTCCTCTGTGTTTCTTTTTTCCTGGTAAATCTGATTTGCATTTTGTTTATAAcgttaattttctaaaaattcacACACTGTTTATAAATTTGccgtttt from the Primulina eburnea isolate SZY01 chromosome 3, ASM2296580v1, whole genome shotgun sequence genome contains:
- the LOC140825409 gene encoding trihelix transcription factor ENAP2-like encodes the protein MKNPNFYPYKSHTSAEYEDDDVDEDEESPDQNFAQNGYYEDSKRHPKKRKLESFVSTYELTPRKEMWSEEESFVLLEVWGERYMELGRRSLRAEDWAEVTDKVLEMSGVERTVVECRHQLDVLKNKYKKERAKVESGHGSKWVFFKKMDVLLNMRTRGHCGLGCGIDSGEYVFMNPHVYLDRSNVLDEMRDSPGQSDEDNEDEEEEEGLGGERLETESARLLAGSIQKFGQIYEKIEESKRRQMMELEKMRQDFQRELELQRKQIVERAEAEIAKIREMEDDEHDTTDTSLENIED
- the LOC140825410 gene encoding probable inactive receptor kinase At2g26730 isoform X1, which gives rise to MTLILTQALLEAVFFLLLLGGCWVRSEPAQDKQALLDFISKVPHESRVQWNESDSACVWVGVECDATNSSVYYLRLPGVGLVGEIPPNTLGRLTQLRVLSLRSNRLSGSIPAEFSQLKLLRSLYLQGNQLSGEFPTEITELSRMIRLDLSSNNFSGPIPFSINNLTHLTGLFLGNNSFSGKIPSITPPGLVDFNVANNNLNGSIPSILAKFPASAFAGNVDLCGGPLPPCNPFFPSPSPSPTLPPILTPPHKKHKKLSTAAIIAISVAGGVLLLLLILALIFLLLRKKRSRETTKTPKPYAASRAAGPVLDIGTSSSKDDITGGSTDGAERNKLVFFNGNGYSFDLEDLLRASAEVLGKGSVGTSYKAVLEEGTTVVVKRLKDVAVGKKEFEQQMQIIGKLQHENLLPLRAFYYSKDEKLLVCDYMPAGSLSALLHGSRGSGRTPLDWDSRIKIASSAARGLAHLHAFGNLPHGNIKSSNVLLKQDNLDACISEYGLNPLFSGMIPPNHRIMGYRAPEVLETKKVTFKSDVYSFGVLILELLTGKSPNQPSLGDEGIDLPRWVQSVVREEWTAEVFDVELMRQHNVEEEMVQLLQIGMACVAVVPDQRPAMQEVVRMIGEIKRDDNDDALRQSSDDALRGGSDSQTPPTEPRSSSPGGTA
- the LOC140825410 gene encoding probable inactive receptor kinase At2g26730 isoform X2, producing the protein MTLILTQALLEAVFFLLLLGGCWVRSEPAQDKQALLDFISKVPHESRVQWNESDSACVWVGVECDATNSSVYYLRLPGVGLVGEIPPNTLGRLTQLRVLSLRSNRLSGSIPAEFSQLKLLRSLYLQGNQLSGEFPTEITELSRMIRLDLSSNNFSGPIPFSINNLTHLTGLFLGNNSFSGKIPSITPPGLVDFNVANNNLNGSIPSILAKFPASAFAGNVDLCGGPLPPCNPFFPSPSPSPTLPPILTPPHKKHKKLSTAAIIAISVAGGVLLLLLILALIFLLLRKKRSRETTKTPKPYAASRAAGPVLDIGTSSSKDDITGGSTDGAERNKLVFFNGNGYSFDLEDLLRASAEVLGKGSVGTSYKAVLEEGTTVVVKRLKDVAVGKKEFEQQMQIIGKLQHENLLPLRAFYYSKDEKLLVCDYMPAGSLSALLHGTRGSGRTPLDWDSRIKIASSAARGLAHLHAFGNLPHGNIKSSNVLLKQDNLDACISEYGLNPLFSGMIPPNHRIMGYRAPEVLETKKVTFKSDVYSFGVLILELLTGKSPNQPSLGDEGIDLPRWVQSVVREEWTAEVFDVELMRQHNVEEEMVQLLQIGMACVAVVPDQRPAMQEVVRMIGEIKRDDNDDALRQSSDDALRGGSDSQTPPTEPRSSSPGGTA